One genomic window of Desulfobacteraceae bacterium includes the following:
- a CDS encoding GspE/PulE family protein — translation MQNQTKVSPPASQPVQALKIKPTGRPSLQEISDRIYNAANLEEIQIYLKDDITALFGAERLSVYVIDGVKRELVSKVKAGEETKEIRIPITTASIAGYCATKQKIANIKNVYDAEELARLSPEMKFDASWDKRTGITTGQVLAGPILFKTFLLGVIQVLNRKDGQAFSEADELALEELSKKLGIALYNQKRMAARGKTNKFEYLLENHIVTQKELKHAISSARQKKMSIESYLMKELKVSKKDIGNSLSRYYDLPFVEFHKNIAIPGELLVGLKVPFMRNNAWVPLRLEDGKIVIAVDNPHDLQKIDEIKALFIGKSLKFCVALKQDILDMISLFTQSDKELAEIDQILSQLEDEATEIEESDGLDEADSAVIQLVNKIILDAYARGGSDIHIEPYPGKQNTQVRVRVDGNCYLYQTIPYHYKNAVISRIKIMADLDIAERRKPQDGKIKFKKYGGKDIELRVATIPTQGGLEDVVMRILAAGEPIPLDKMGFSERNFKNFTSVVKQPYGIIFVCGPTGSGKTTTLHSALGYINKMETKIWTAEDPVEITQPGLRQVQVKPKIGFDFAAAMRAFLRADPDVIMVGEMRDKETTQIGIEASLTGHLVFSTLHTNSAPESITRLLDMGMDPFNFADAILAIMAQRLVMTLCSECKQAYHPSEEDYQELVREYGADAFQRNVKIPYSSDLTLYRPNGCDVCNNTGYRGRMGLHELLMGTDEIKKLIQSKARMEEIREQAIRDGMSTLKQDGIEKIFAGRCDLIQVRKVCIK, via the coding sequence ATGCAAAATCAGACCAAAGTGTCCCCCCCGGCCAGCCAGCCTGTTCAGGCCCTGAAAATCAAACCCACCGGCAGGCCGTCGCTGCAGGAAATCAGCGACCGAATTTACAACGCCGCCAACCTCGAAGAAATTCAGATCTACCTCAAGGACGACATCACCGCCCTTTTCGGTGCTGAGCGCTTGTCGGTGTATGTTATCGACGGGGTCAAACGGGAGTTGGTCTCCAAGGTCAAGGCCGGTGAGGAGACCAAGGAGATCCGCATCCCGATCACCACCGCCAGCATCGCCGGCTACTGCGCCACCAAGCAGAAAATCGCCAATATCAAAAACGTTTATGACGCCGAGGAGCTGGCCAGGTTAAGCCCCGAAATGAAGTTCGATGCCAGCTGGGACAAACGCACCGGCATCACCACCGGTCAGGTGCTGGCCGGGCCGATCCTGTTCAAAACGTTTTTGCTGGGGGTTATTCAGGTCCTCAACCGCAAAGACGGCCAGGCCTTCTCGGAGGCCGACGAACTGGCGCTGGAGGAGCTGTCCAAAAAACTCGGCATTGCCCTTTACAACCAAAAGCGCATGGCCGCCCGGGGCAAAACCAACAAGTTCGAATACCTCCTGGAAAACCACATCGTCACCCAGAAAGAGCTCAAGCACGCGATCTCCAGCGCCCGCCAGAAAAAGATGTCCATCGAATCCTACCTGATGAAGGAGCTCAAGGTTTCCAAGAAGGACATCGGCAATTCCTTAAGCCGCTACTACGACCTGCCGTTTGTGGAGTTCCACAAGAACATCGCCATCCCCGGCGAGCTGCTGGTGGGGCTCAAGGTGCCCTTCATGCGCAACAACGCCTGGGTGCCGCTGCGGCTGGAGGACGGCAAGATCGTGATCGCGGTGGACAATCCCCACGACCTGCAGAAGATCGATGAAATCAAGGCGCTGTTCATCGGCAAGAGCCTCAAATTCTGCGTTGCCCTGAAGCAGGACATCCTCGACATGATCAGCCTCTTCACCCAGAGCGACAAGGAGCTGGCCGAAATCGACCAGATCCTCTCGCAGCTGGAGGATGAGGCCACGGAAATCGAGGAGAGCGATGGCTTGGACGAGGCCGACAGCGCCGTGATCCAGCTGGTCAACAAGATCATCCTGGATGCCTATGCCCGGGGCGGATCGGATATCCATATCGAACCCTATCCCGGCAAGCAGAACACCCAGGTGCGGGTGCGGGTTGACGGCAACTGCTACCTTTACCAGACGATCCCCTACCACTATAAAAACGCGGTCATCTCGCGCATCAAGATCATGGCCGACCTGGACATCGCCGAGCGCCGCAAGCCCCAGGACGGCAAAATCAAATTCAAGAAATACGGCGGCAAGGACATCGAACTGCGGGTGGCCACGATCCCCACCCAGGGGGGGCTGGAAGACGTCGTCATGCGCATCCTGGCCGCCGGTGAGCCAATCCCCTTGGACAAGATGGGGTTTTCGGAGCGCAACTTCAAAAACTTTACCAGCGTGGTCAAACAACCCTACGGGATCATTTTTGTCTGCGGCCCCACCGGCTCCGGTAAAACCACCACCCTGCACTCCGCCCTGGGGTATATCAACAAGATGGAGACCAAGATCTGGACCGCCGAAGACCCCGTTGAAATCACCCAGCCGGGGCTTCGCCAGGTGCAGGTCAAACCCAAGATCGGCTTCGATTTTGCCGCGGCCATGCGCGCCTTTCTGCGGGCGGACCCGGATGTCATCATGGTGGGCGAAATGCGCGACAAGGAAACCACCCAGATCGGCATCGAGGCGTCGCTCACCGGTCACCTGGTCTTTTCGACCCTGCACACCAACAGCGCCCCCGAAAGTATCACCCGTTTGCTGGACATGGGGATGGACCCCTTCAATTTTGCTGACGCGATTCTGGCCATTATGGCCCAGCGTCTGGTGATGACCCTGTGCTCGGAATGCAAGCAGGCCTATCACCCCAGCGAGGAGGACTATCAGGAGCTGGTGCGCGAATACGGGGCCGATGCCTTCCAGCGCAATGTCAAAATTCCTTACTCCAGTGACCTGACCCTCTATCGCCCCAACGGCTGCGATGTCTGCAACAACACCGGCTACCGGGGACGTATGGGGCTGCACGAACTCCTGATGGGCACCGACGAGATCAAAAAGCTGATCCAGAGCAAGGCCCGCATGGAAGAAATCCGCGAGCAGGCCATCCGGGACGGGATGTCCACCCTCAAGCAGGACGGCATCGAGAAAATCTTTGCGGGCCGCTGCGACCTCATCCAGGTCCGCAAAGTCTGCATCAAATAA